One stretch of Segatella copri DNA includes these proteins:
- a CDS encoding TonB-dependent receptor → MKRFLLSAALLAAATSAIQAHTLDGIVKDNKTGEPLIGTVIRVKELPNVSTTTGLDGTFTLHELPDKGKFTIIVSYMSYKTREMVVDVAKKNKVDIPMDEDLKQLGEVVVTGHREYRSDRSAIETVKNAGNVLNVMSQQSIQLSPDVNVASVLQRVSGVTMERDASGEASYAILRGMDKRYNYTLVNGVKIPSPDDKNRYIPLNIFPSDLMDRLVVSKSLTADMEGDAAGGVVDMVMKDAPSRFQIQANAAIGASDYFWKDGRDYLSSNRSDYTKKSPYEAFGKDYKAQMSDFKNGPVQLKSHSLPAPNFIGGLSIGNRFWNDRLGVMLAGSVQNVFRGTERTYNSVKMASGEQAMYISNLQHRYYSIHDLTAGAHAKFDLTLPGHKLEWYNMYVRTNSKGTRYNNSVNTEYIGADSYTQDDEVRSLSTTQSIFATNLKGTHHLTKDFTIDWSGVFSQAKEEDPDRTYVTLTNTVSRKAENGGDAVSGSIWEGDKNITKTLPKSAERRFQHNKDTDWAGYINLSYETHFANSVEALWKAGAQYRRKERSNRYYSYIFNPADISQRLDGNGIDQFAHIDWVCKTPYSQASQLNYDSKEHIGGAYAMVTLKSEMGELNAGFRAEHTNQIYTMLQHFRNMGQVGEQSYWDYLPSASVKWTPTKKMNVRLSYYRSINRPGFYEIVPYQIQGEEYQEKGNPNLKRARIDNIDLRWEWFPSKTEQILAGVFYKYLKDPIEQVFVTSDGKIGAGTDAYYMPDNLGNARNMGFEIDVIKYIRHFGVKANYTYTHSEITTSKREYKEGSAEYKTGVTQTRPLVNQAPHTANISLLYKDTENGWNAQLASSFTGTKLALVSPFKDADQWDKAMFGLDLSAEKQFKNGISVFFKANNLLDAKRERYLKTVNKSNLEYEGQKSDKTIVGTYQYGRTFLLGVRYKL, encoded by the coding sequence ATGAAAAGATTTTTGCTGAGTGCGGCGCTTCTTGCCGCTGCAACTTCCGCTATCCAGGCTCATACGCTGGATGGTATAGTCAAGGATAACAAAACGGGCGAACCCCTCATCGGAACCGTAATCCGGGTAAAGGAGCTGCCCAACGTGAGTACCACCACCGGACTTGATGGTACGTTCACCCTGCATGAATTGCCTGATAAAGGCAAGTTTACCATCATCGTTTCCTACATGTCGTACAAGACCAGGGAGATGGTAGTGGATGTAGCTAAGAAAAACAAGGTGGATATTCCGATGGATGAAGACCTGAAGCAGTTGGGCGAAGTGGTGGTTACCGGTCATCGTGAATACCGCAGCGACCGCAGCGCCATAGAAACCGTGAAGAATGCCGGCAACGTGCTCAACGTGATGAGCCAGCAGAGCATCCAGCTTTCGCCTGATGTCAACGTGGCGAGCGTTCTGCAGCGTGTATCGGGTGTAACCATGGAGCGTGATGCATCGGGCGAGGCTTCCTACGCCATCCTCCGAGGCATGGACAAGCGATACAACTACACCCTGGTAAACGGCGTGAAGATTCCAAGTCCGGATGATAAAAACCGTTACATCCCATTGAATATCTTCCCTTCAGATCTGATGGACCGCCTCGTGGTTTCCAAGTCTCTGACTGCCGATATGGAAGGCGATGCAGCCGGCGGCGTGGTGGATATGGTGATGAAGGATGCCCCATCCCGCTTCCAGATTCAGGCGAATGCTGCCATCGGAGCAAGTGATTATTTCTGGAAGGATGGCAGAGATTATCTTTCCAGCAACCGCTCTGATTATACAAAGAAATCTCCTTACGAGGCTTTCGGAAAAGACTACAAGGCGCAGATGAGCGATTTCAAGAACGGTCCTGTTCAGTTGAAGAGCCATTCTCTTCCTGCTCCTAACTTCATAGGAGGTCTGAGCATCGGCAACCGCTTCTGGAACGACCGCCTGGGCGTGATGCTTGCCGGAAGTGTGCAGAATGTTTTCCGTGGCACCGAGCGCACCTACAATTCCGTGAAGATGGCTTCGGGCGAGCAGGCCATGTACATTTCCAATCTGCAGCATCGCTACTATAGCATCCACGACCTTACTGCGGGTGCTCATGCCAAGTTCGACTTAACCCTGCCTGGCCACAAGCTAGAATGGTACAACATGTATGTGCGCACCAATTCCAAGGGCACCAGATACAACAATAGCGTCAACACCGAATACATCGGAGCCGACAGCTACACCCAGGATGATGAGGTGCGCTCTCTCTCAACCACCCAGAGCATCTTCGCCACCAATCTGAAGGGTACGCATCATCTTACCAAGGATTTTACCATAGATTGGTCGGGCGTATTCTCGCAGGCTAAGGAGGAAGATCCAGATAGAACTTACGTTACCCTGACGAATACCGTGAGCAGAAAAGCCGAGAATGGCGGCGATGCCGTTTCGGGTTCCATCTGGGAAGGCGACAAGAACATCACCAAGACCCTGCCAAAGAGTGCCGAACGCCGATTCCAGCACAACAAGGATACCGACTGGGCGGGTTACATCAACCTCTCTTACGAAACCCATTTCGCCAACTCTGTGGAGGCTCTCTGGAAGGCGGGTGCGCAGTATCGCAGAAAGGAACGCAGCAACAGATATTATTCTTACATCTTCAATCCTGCCGACATCTCGCAGCGATTGGATGGCAACGGAATAGACCAGTTTGCTCACATCGATTGGGTTTGCAAGACTCCTTATTCTCAGGCTTCGCAGCTCAACTACGATTCCAAGGAGCACATCGGCGGAGCCTACGCCATGGTAACCCTGAAGAGCGAGATGGGCGAACTGAATGCCGGTTTTCGTGCCGAGCACACCAACCAGATTTACACCATGCTCCAGCACTTCCGCAACATGGGACAGGTGGGCGAGCAGAGCTACTGGGATTATCTGCCATCGGCATCCGTCAAGTGGACGCCAACCAAGAAGATGAACGTGCGTCTCTCTTACTATCGCTCCATCAACCGTCCGGGCTTCTACGAGATAGTGCCTTATCAGATTCAGGGCGAGGAGTATCAGGAAAAAGGTAATCCAAACCTGAAGCGTGCCCGCATCGACAACATCGACCTGCGCTGGGAGTGGTTCCCAAGCAAGACCGAACAGATACTTGCCGGCGTATTCTATAAGTATCTGAAAGACCCTATAGAGCAGGTGTTCGTAACGTCGGATGGCAAGATTGGCGCCGGAACCGATGCCTACTACATGCCGGATAACCTGGGTAATGCCAGGAACATGGGCTTCGAAATTGATGTGATCAAGTACATCCGCCACTTCGGAGTAAAGGCGAATTATACTTACACCCATTCTGAAATCACCACCTCGAAGCGTGAGTACAAGGAGGGTAGTGCCGAGTATAAGACGGGCGTAACCCAGACCCGTCCGCTGGTTAACCAGGCCCCTCATACCGCCAACATCTCCTTATTATATAAGGATACGGAGAATGGCTGGAATGCGCAGCTTGCCTCTTCCTTCACGGGCACCAAGCTTGCCCTGGTTTCTCCTTTCAAGGATGCCGACCAGTGGGATAAGGCGATGTTCGGTCTCGACCTGAGTGCCGAGAAGCAATTCAAGAACGGCATCTCCGTCTTCTTCAAGGCAAACAATCTGCTCGATGCCAAGCGCGAGAGATACTTGAAGACCGTGAACAAGAGCAACCTGGAGTATGAGGGTCAGAAGAGCGATAAGACCATCGTGGGAACTTATCAGTATGGCAGAACCTTCCTTCTGGGAGTAAGATACAAACTTTAA
- a CDS encoding metallophosphoesterase, which yields MEKKVSGKHSSMNGFAMMKGRVANVVLASALLLGGGLTAQAQNAALTTCSQSAATAIPQNPNWKANAAEWQKLKGEITLYMTNDMGRNGYYDQKPIAELMGEMAGTVDPECVLAVGDIHHFNGVASTQDPLWLTNYEWVYSHPDLMLNWFPVCGNHEYRGDTQAFMEYGKVSRRWMMSAKYYTKVFDHKGTTVRVIFLDTTPLIDSYRKNPEIYPDACKQDAEAQLSWLDETLKNAKEDWVIVVGHHPIYAYTTKKENERLDMQKRLLPVLHKYNNVAIYACGHIHNFQHIQKKGDNIDYVVNSSSSLARPVKPIDGTVFCSPADGFSVFTADKKQLRMSMIDKDGKIIHTVLKVKK from the coding sequence ATGGAAAAGAAAGTATCGGGTAAGCATAGCAGCATGAATGGCTTTGCTATGATGAAAGGTAGAGTAGCTAATGTAGTTTTGGCTTCGGCTTTATTGTTGGGTGGAGGCTTGACTGCACAGGCTCAAAACGCAGCATTAACAACCTGTTCTCAGAGTGCAGCAACCGCCATTCCGCAGAATCCTAACTGGAAGGCGAATGCTGCCGAATGGCAGAAACTGAAGGGTGAAATCACCCTCTACATGACCAATGATATGGGTCGCAACGGCTACTACGACCAGAAGCCTATCGCCGAACTGATGGGCGAGATGGCGGGCACAGTAGATCCGGAATGTGTACTTGCCGTGGGCGACATCCACCATTTCAATGGCGTGGCTTCTACCCAGGACCCTCTGTGGCTTACCAATTACGAATGGGTTTATTCTCATCCCGACCTGATGCTCAACTGGTTCCCGGTTTGCGGAAACCATGAGTATCGTGGTGATACCCAGGCTTTTATGGAATACGGCAAGGTGAGTCGCCGCTGGATGATGTCAGCCAAATATTACACCAAGGTGTTCGACCACAAGGGAACCACCGTGCGCGTCATCTTCCTCGATACCACACCCCTCATCGATTCTTACCGCAAGAATCCGGAAATCTATCCTGATGCCTGCAAGCAGGATGCAGAGGCTCAGCTCTCCTGGCTTGACGAAACTCTGAAGAATGCCAAGGAAGACTGGGTCATCGTGGTAGGTCATCATCCTATCTACGCCTACACCACGAAGAAGGAGAATGAGCGCCTCGACATGCAGAAGCGCCTCCTTCCTGTCCTCCATAAATATAATAATGTGGCGATTTATGCCTGCGGTCACATCCACAACTTCCAGCACATCCAGAAGAAGGGCGATAACATCGACTACGTAGTCAATTCCTCTTCATCTCTGGCTCGTCCTGTGAAGCCTATTGATGGCACCGTGTTCTGCAGTCCTGCCGATGGCTTCTCTGTATTTACAGCAGATAAGAAGCAGCTGAGAATGTCGATGATTGACAAGGATGGAAAAATCATTCACACGGTTTTAAAGGTAAAAAAGTAA
- a CDS encoding 1-deoxy-D-xylulose-5-phosphate synthase: protein MYIEKIKSPADLKKLDLKELQVVADETRQAVLNRVSKYGGHVGPNLGFVEATVALHYVFDAPKDELVFDVSHQCYPHKVLTGRAAGFLGDVDDMNAISGYSSPAECPEYDNFEVGHTSTSVSLATGLQKARDVKGTDENIIAIIGDGSLSGGEAFEGLDEASELGTGIIIVVNDNEMSIAENHGGIYKNLRALRQSNGTCEHNWFKAWGFEYKYLEEGNDIEKLIQVFESVKDTDKPTVVHIHTEKGHGFAPAVANKEAWHWGLPFNLEDGSRPRKNADGTLPEVAPTEDYGTLFSDWMLSEMKQDKTLIAVTAGTPTAGGFTADKRQLAGNQHIDMGIAEEQAVAMISGMAKGGLHPVWTVYSTFIQRTYDQIAQDLCINSNPAVINVVGGGVNSMNDITHICLFDIPMLCSIPGLIYLAPTTCEEYFSMLRWSILQDKKPIAIRVPSNGVVHTSEAVDAEYGYEAKYKVMHQGEKVAVIAAGSFYQKGENVVRLLADKGIDATLINPRYLNEVDAEVLDSLKANHQLVVTLEDGSKDGGFGERIASYYGTSEMKVMVGGIRKGLYDRYDVKELLSDNRLLDEQIVEDVLSVIND, encoded by the coding sequence ATGTATATTGAGAAAATAAAGTCGCCAGCCGACTTGAAGAAGCTGGATTTGAAGGAGCTGCAGGTGGTGGCTGATGAAACCAGACAGGCTGTGCTGAACCGTGTAAGCAAGTATGGCGGTCATGTGGGACCAAACCTCGGATTCGTGGAGGCTACCGTGGCGCTTCACTACGTGTTTGATGCGCCAAAGGATGAGCTCGTGTTTGACGTAAGCCACCAATGCTATCCGCATAAGGTGCTCACCGGACGAGCTGCGGGATTCCTCGGCGATGTGGATGACATGAATGCCATTTCGGGCTATTCTTCTCCTGCCGAATGTCCGGAATATGATAACTTTGAGGTGGGGCATACTTCCACTTCCGTGAGTCTTGCCACCGGTTTGCAGAAGGCGCGCGACGTCAAGGGTACCGATGAGAACATCATCGCCATTATCGGTGACGGCTCCCTTTCGGGCGGCGAGGCTTTCGAGGGACTGGATGAGGCTTCGGAACTCGGCACGGGCATCATCATCGTGGTGAACGACAACGAAATGTCTATCGCCGAAAATCATGGCGGAATCTATAAGAACCTGCGTGCCTTGCGCCAGAGCAACGGCACCTGCGAGCACAACTGGTTCAAGGCGTGGGGCTTTGAATACAAGTATCTGGAAGAGGGTAACGACATCGAAAAACTCATCCAGGTTTTCGAGAGCGTGAAGGATACGGATAAGCCTACCGTGGTTCACATCCACACAGAAAAAGGTCATGGATTTGCGCCAGCCGTAGCCAACAAGGAGGCTTGGCATTGGGGATTGCCTTTCAACCTGGAAGATGGCAGCCGACCAAGAAAGAATGCCGATGGAACCCTCCCGGAAGTTGCTCCAACAGAGGATTACGGCACTTTATTCTCTGACTGGATGCTCAGCGAGATGAAACAGGATAAGACCCTCATCGCCGTAACCGCCGGTACTCCTACCGCAGGCGGCTTTACTGCCGATAAGCGCCAACTGGCTGGCAATCAGCACATCGATATGGGAATAGCCGAGGAGCAGGCTGTGGCCATGATTTCGGGAATGGCGAAGGGCGGACTGCATCCGGTATGGACGGTTTACAGCACCTTCATCCAGCGCACCTACGACCAGATAGCGCAAGACCTCTGCATCAATTCCAACCCAGCCGTAATCAACGTGGTAGGAGGCGGAGTGAACTCGATGAACGACATCACCCACATCTGCCTTTTCGATATTCCGATGCTCTGCAGCATTCCGGGGCTCATCTATCTGGCTCCAACCACCTGCGAGGAGTATTTCTCCATGCTCCGCTGGAGCATTCTGCAGGATAAGAAACCTATCGCCATCCGTGTGCCAAGCAATGGCGTGGTTCATACGTCAGAAGCCGTTGATGCTGAGTATGGCTACGAGGCAAAGTACAAGGTGATGCACCAGGGCGAGAAGGTGGCAGTCATCGCCGCCGGTTCGTTCTATCAGAAGGGCGAGAATGTAGTCCGCCTGTTGGCTGATAAGGGCATCGATGCTACGCTCATCAACCCCCGTTATCTGAATGAGGTGGATGCCGAAGTGCTGGATAGCCTGAAGGCAAATCATCAGCTGGTGGTAACCCTGGAGGATGGCTCGAAGGATGGCGGATTCGGAGAGCGCATCGCCTCTTACTATGGCACTTCAGAAATGAAGGTGATGGTGGGCGGCATCAGGAAGGGACTCTACGACAGATACGATGTGAAGGAGTTGCTTTCGGATAATCGCCTGCTCGATGAGCAGATTGTGGAAGACGTTTTGTCAGTAATTAATGATTAG
- a CDS encoding winged helix-turn-helix transcriptional regulator — protein sequence MAKMIKEMVVQDCPIRNVLARVCDKWSLLVIYTLKYHQDGPLRFNALRKLIPDISQKMLTSTLKSLEADGYVTRKAYAEVPPRVEYSLTPRAETLIPIMDHLIKWALDNMAVILKDRDKAVG from the coding sequence ATGGCAAAAATGATAAAAGAAATGGTAGTGCAGGACTGTCCCATCCGTAACGTCCTGGCGCGTGTTTGCGACAAGTGGTCGCTACTGGTAATCTACACCCTGAAATATCATCAGGATGGTCCCCTCCGGTTTAATGCCCTGCGTAAGCTGATTCCGGATATTTCGCAGAAAATGCTTACCAGCACGTTAAAATCGCTGGAGGCTGATGGCTACGTTACCCGCAAGGCTTATGCCGAAGTGCCGCCAAGAGTGGAGTATTCTCTCACACCTCGTGCTGAAACCCTTATTCCTATTATGGATCATCTGATAAAATGGGCGCTGGATAACATGGCTGTGATTCTGAAGGATAGGGATAAGGCTGTAGGCTGA
- a CDS encoding cupin domain-containing protein, with product MKETKLIAKAENFTATDFGKMSEIKDYTLELGPKIKIPGKVFGGQSVNATGGEFSFQNFAPGTETGFLHTHKNHEELYFFLSGKGEFQVDGKVFPVQEGSVVRVAPDGKRSVRNNGTEPLVMLCVQYKGETFTAEDATDGVILNDKVEW from the coding sequence ATGAAAGAAACAAAGCTTATTGCAAAGGCTGAGAACTTCACAGCCACAGATTTTGGTAAGATGAGTGAAATCAAGGATTACACCTTAGAGTTGGGTCCTAAGATTAAGATTCCCGGAAAGGTATTCGGAGGTCAGAGCGTAAACGCTACTGGTGGCGAGTTCTCATTCCAGAACTTTGCTCCTGGCACAGAGACTGGTTTCCTCCATACTCACAAGAACCACGAGGAACTGTATTTCTTCCTCAGCGGCAAGGGCGAATTCCAGGTGGATGGCAAGGTATTCCCAGTTCAGGAGGGAAGCGTGGTGAGAGTAGCACCAGACGGCAAGCGCTCCGTTCGCAACAATGGTACAGAACCACTCGTGATGCTCTGCGTGCAGTATAAGGGCGAAACCTTTACAGCCGAAGATGCAACCGACGGCGTGATTCTGAATGATAAGGTGGAGTGGTAG
- a CDS encoding MBL fold metallo-hydrolase — translation MKRKNVTIRLIRNATLRIHYAGKEILVDPMLAEKGTLQSALGVYKTPRVHLTMPMNEITDGLDMVLLTHNHIDHYDPTVKQHLATNILFLTQPQDKEEIMQDGFTNVESIEKDKTIGDLTIHRIQGHHGFGQIGEMMGPVSGYVLTASGFPTVYIMSDCKWEECIRQTIEQFAPDYIIVNSGGAIFPEFSRTEGSIIPDEQEVMTMLDELPAHIKLIAVHMEATDHGQTTRAILRNEAMHHEIEMSRLIIPEDGETIIL, via the coding sequence ATGAAGAGAAAAAATGTTACAATTCGACTGATTCGCAATGCAACTTTGCGAATTCATTATGCTGGAAAAGAGATACTTGTTGACCCCATGCTTGCCGAAAAAGGCACTTTGCAGTCGGCCCTCGGAGTATATAAGACACCAAGAGTACATCTTACGATGCCGATGAATGAAATTACGGATGGTCTGGATATGGTATTGCTGACACACAACCATATTGACCATTACGACCCGACAGTGAAACAGCATTTAGCGACGAACATCCTGTTCCTGACACAACCGCAGGATAAAGAGGAGATTATGCAGGATGGTTTTACCAATGTAGAAAGCATTGAAAAAGACAAAACCATTGGAGATTTAACCATTCATCGCATCCAAGGGCACCATGGCTTCGGACAGATTGGAGAAATGATGGGGCCGGTATCCGGCTATGTGCTTACCGCGTCTGGTTTCCCTACCGTATATATAATGAGTGACTGCAAGTGGGAGGAGTGTATCCGTCAGACCATAGAACAGTTTGCTCCCGATTACATCATAGTGAACAGTGGAGGTGCAATATTCCCTGAATTTTCTCGAACAGAAGGTTCTATTATTCCCGACGAACAGGAAGTTATGACCATGCTTGATGAACTTCCTGCTCACATCAAACTAATAGCAGTCCACATGGAAGCTACTGATCATGGGCAGACCACACGCGCAATTCTGCGTAACGAGGCCATGCATCACGAAATAGAAATGAGTCGCCTGATTATTCCTGAAGATGGAGAAACAATAATATTATGA
- a CDS encoding DUF5131 family protein, producing the protein MTYNDENVWMGVTVTRASKKKRLKELKGHIRSKHYHATFEPLFEDVGEIDLEGYEWIVIGTETGKRKGKVDANPEWVLHIVEQAKRNHIPVFMKEDLLPIMGEDRMIQELPEQFIEKIWKRK; encoded by the coding sequence ATCACTTATAACGATGAAAACGTATGGATGGGAGTTACTGTGACTAGGGCTTCCAAGAAGAAACGGCTGAAGGAATTAAAAGGTCACATTCGCTCTAAACATTATCATGCCACTTTTGAACCTCTCTTTGAGGATGTGGGTGAGATAGATTTGGAGGGTTACGAATGGATTGTTATAGGGACGGAAACAGGCAAAAGGAAAGGGAAAGTAGATGCCAATCCTGAATGGGTACTTCATATTGTAGAACAGGCGAAAAGAAATCACATTCCGGTATTTATGAAAGAAGACCTTTTGCCTATCATGGGAGAAGACCGAATGATTCAAGAGCTACCAGAACAATTTATAGAAAAAATATGGAAAAGGAAATAA
- a CDS encoding radical SAM mobile pair protein B translates to MEKEIIKEIDVQSVMTKSSLPVGGYSVNPYVGCPHACKYCYASFMKRFTGHTEPWGAFLDVKNWKPIKNPHKYDGERIVIGSVTDGYNPYEESFRRTRKLLEELHGSNAEIMVCTKSDLVLRDLDLLKGFPKVTVSWSVNTLDERFRTDMDNAVSIERRLKAMRQVYEAGIRTVCFVSPIFPGITDVKAIIGEVKNYADLIWLENLNLRGQFKGGIMTYIREKYPELFPLYEEIYNKKKLDYWQALEQDISQYAQTQGFPYRVNDLPYGRSEKGKPVIVNYFYHEKIRLKNKG, encoded by the coding sequence ATGGAAAAGGAAATAATCAAAGAAATAGATGTACAGAGTGTCATGACCAAATCTTCGCTGCCGGTCGGCGGGTATTCGGTCAATCCCTATGTAGGCTGTCCACACGCCTGCAAATATTGCTACGCCTCGTTCATGAAACGTTTCACTGGACATACCGAACCGTGGGGAGCATTCCTGGACGTGAAGAATTGGAAACCGATAAAGAATCCACACAAATATGATGGCGAGCGTATTGTGATAGGTTCTGTGACGGATGGTTACAATCCGTATGAAGAATCTTTCCGTCGTACGCGTAAATTGCTCGAAGAACTACATGGAAGTAATGCCGAGATTATGGTTTGTACGAAATCCGACCTCGTCCTGCGTGACCTCGATCTATTGAAAGGTTTTCCTAAAGTAACGGTATCGTGGTCGGTCAATACGCTTGATGAGCGGTTCCGCACGGATATGGACAATGCCGTGAGCATAGAACGTCGCCTGAAAGCGATGCGTCAAGTCTATGAGGCAGGCATCCGTACCGTATGTTTCGTTTCACCCATATTTCCGGGAATAACCGATGTGAAGGCGATTATTGGGGAGGTGAAAAATTATGCCGATTTGATATGGCTTGAAAATCTGAACCTGCGTGGACAATTCAAAGGAGGAATAATGACGTATATTCGTGAGAAATATCCCGAGCTCTTTCCGTTGTACGAAGAGATATACAACAAGAAAAAACTTGATTACTGGCAGGCTTTGGAACAGGACATATCCCAGTATGCACAAACACAAGGCTTTCCCTATCGGGTGAACGATTTGCCTTACGGACGCTCCGAAAAAGGTAAACCTGTCATCGTGAACTATTTCTATCATGAGAAAATCAGGCTCAAAAACAAAGGGTGA
- a CDS encoding MmcQ/YjbR family DNA-binding protein, whose product MNIESVREYCLSLPLVTEDFPFDEQTLVFRISGKIFACVDLERPEWVTMKCNADYALELREVHPEIEGAWHWNKKYWNQVNLYGTLEDDFIQSLIRHSYSEVVKKLKKKEKLEHPLIPQHYSL is encoded by the coding sequence ATGAATATAGAATCTGTTAGAGAGTATTGCCTCTCGCTTCCCCTCGTAACCGAGGATTTTCCTTTTGATGAGCAGACCTTGGTGTTTCGCATCTCGGGCAAGATTTTTGCCTGTGTTGACCTGGAGCGCCCCGAGTGGGTTACGATGAAATGTAATGCCGATTACGCCCTCGAACTCCGGGAAGTGCATCCCGAAATAGAAGGCGCATGGCATTGGAATAAGAAATACTGGAATCAGGTAAACCTCTATGGCACGCTGGAAGATGATTTCATCCAGTCCCTGATTCGCCACAGCTATTCCGAAGTGGTGAAGAAGCTCAAGAAAAAGGAAAAGCTTGAGCATCCCTTAATTCCGCAACACTATAGTTTATAA
- a CDS encoding DUF4492 domain-containing protein codes for MQKKKDKNLMKTDVKPMKKGLLFQIFHLYYDGFRKMTLGKTLWTIILIKLAIIFLVLKLFFFPDFINTNAKNGDKAGFVSKEILNR; via the coding sequence ATGCAGAAGAAAAAAGATAAAAACCTGATGAAAACGGATGTGAAGCCGATGAAAAAAGGACTGCTATTCCAAATATTCCATCTCTATTACGATGGTTTCAGGAAGATGACCCTGGGCAAGACGCTCTGGACCATCATCCTCATCAAGCTTGCCATCATCTTTCTGGTGCTCAAGCTCTTTTTCTTTCCTGATTTTATCAATACAAATGCAAAGAATGGAGACAAGGCAGGCTTCGTTTCCAAGGAAATTCTGAACAGATAA
- a CDS encoding cytochrome ubiquinol oxidase subunit I: MTNLLLDITSATIDWSRAQFALTAIYHWLFVPLTLGLAVIMGIAETCYYRTNKPFWKHVTRFWQKLFGVNFAMGVATGIILEFEFGTNWSNYSWFVGDVFGAPLAIEGILAFFMESTFVAVMFFGWDKVSRGFHLASTWLTGLGATISAWWILVANAWMQYPVGQEFNPDTMRFEMTSFLDVALSPFAINKFTHTVTSSWIIGATFVVAVSCWYLLKKRETQLAKASIKMGAGVGLIATLLAAMTGDSSAYQVAQVQPMKLAAMEALYNGGNGESLTAIAAVHPFQQPDYENEQEPAMRIAIPNMLSFLATRTADGYVPGVNDILKGYTHEDGTREPSAQEKITRGKKAIVALKTYRETKAQDQLPILRENMKYFGYGYIKDARELVPSIPICFYAFRLMVGVGCLLILFFALSLFLVYKKEIAQYRWFLISAIIMIPLAYIASESGWIVAEIGRQPWTIQDLLPVSAAISDIEAGSVATTFFIFLALFTTMLAVEISILVKQIKKGPEYE, translated from the coding sequence ATGACAAATCTATTGTTAGACATTACATCAGCCACCATCGACTGGTCGAGAGCGCAATTCGCACTCACGGCCATCTACCATTGGCTGTTCGTCCCGCTCACCCTGGGACTGGCAGTAATCATGGGCATTGCCGAAACATGCTACTACCGCACCAACAAGCCGTTCTGGAAGCACGTAACCCGTTTCTGGCAAAAACTCTTTGGCGTGAACTTCGCCATGGGCGTTGCCACAGGCATCATCCTGGAGTTTGAATTCGGCACCAACTGGAGCAACTACTCCTGGTTTGTGGGCGACGTGTTCGGCGCTCCCCTTGCCATCGAAGGCATCCTGGCATTCTTCATGGAGAGCACCTTCGTGGCGGTGATGTTCTTCGGCTGGGATAAGGTGAGCCGGGGCTTCCATCTAGCCTCCACCTGGCTCACGGGTCTTGGTGCCACCATTTCTGCCTGGTGGATTCTCGTAGCCAACGCCTGGATGCAATATCCGGTGGGGCAGGAATTCAATCCCGACACCATGCGCTTCGAGATGACCTCGTTCCTGGATGTGGCACTCTCGCCATTCGCCATCAACAAGTTCACCCATACCGTCACCTCTTCCTGGATCATCGGCGCCACCTTCGTGGTAGCCGTAAGCTGCTGGTATCTACTGAAAAAGAGAGAAACCCAACTTGCCAAGGCGAGCATCAAGATGGGTGCCGGAGTAGGACTCATCGCCACCCTGCTGGCTGCGATGACCGGCGACAGCTCTGCCTATCAGGTGGCACAGGTGCAGCCGATGAAACTGGCTGCGATGGAAGCATTATATAATGGTGGAAACGGCGAAAGCCTTACGGCGATAGCAGCCGTTCACCCATTCCAGCAGCCCGATTATGAAAACGAGCAGGAGCCAGCCATGCGCATCGCCATCCCTAACATGCTCTCGTTCTTAGCCACCCGCACAGCCGATGGCTACGTGCCAGGCGTAAACGATATTCTCAAGGGTTACACCCACGAGGATGGCACCCGGGAACCATCTGCACAGGAAAAGATAACCCGGGGCAAGAAGGCGATTGTTGCCCTGAAAACCTATCGCGAAACCAAGGCGCAAGACCAGCTTCCTATCCTCAGGGAGAACATGAAATACTTCGGATATGGTTACATCAAGGACGCCAGGGAACTGGTGCCGAGCATCCCGATCTGCTTCTACGCCTTCCGCCTGATGGTGGGAGTAGGCTGCCTGCTCATCCTCTTCTTCGCCCTCAGCCTATTCCTGGTCTATAAGAAGGAAATCGCCCAATACCGATGGTTCCTCATTTCTGCCATCATCATGATTCCGCTGGCTTACATCGCCTCAGAATCGGGCTGGATAGTAGCAGAAATCGGTCGACAGCCTTGGACCATTCAAGACCTGCTGCCGGTTAGCGCCGCCATCTCCGACATCGAGGCAGGCAGCGTGGCCACCACCTTCTTCATCTTCCTGGCACTCTTCACCACCATGCTCGCCGTGGAAATCAGCATCCTGGTGAAGCAGATTAAGAAAGGACCGGAATATGAATAA